The proteins below are encoded in one region of Telopea speciosissima isolate NSW1024214 ecotype Mountain lineage chromosome 10, Tspe_v1, whole genome shotgun sequence:
- the LOC122642249 gene encoding DNA-directed RNA polymerase III subunit RPC6-like — MVRTADTSSLKRRRPEPNSTSQSLTDSDRILYDLIKSKQDMGIWIGDMKREKNLPDPVVKKSLKSLQGKKLIKEVASVQNKGKKYYMAVEFEPSKELTGGAWYVEGNLDTDFIKLLKELCLRHVFKMKVATTEGISQSIRRSGVIKVECTTQQIAEILRVLVLDNEIMELRSTEMGEFASIPLGTVCYKSSGKGAPGGVVSKTGAMASIPCGICPRINECTPDGIISPKTCVYFTKWLDF, encoded by the coding sequence ATGGTCCGGACAGCTGACACTTCATCCCTCAAAAGAAGACGTCCTGAGCCAAATTCTACCTCTCAAAGTCTAACTGATTCTGATCGTATTCTCTATGACCTGATCAAAAGCAAGCAAGACATGGGAATCTGGATAGGGGACATGAAACGAGAAAAAAATCTTCCAGATCCTGTAGTCAAAAAGTCCCTTAAGTCCCTTCAAGGCAAGAAGCTGATAAAGGAGGTTGCGAGTGTCCAAAATAAAGGCAAAAAGTACTATATGGCAGTAGAGTTTGAACCCTCAAAGGAACTCACTGGTGGGGCATGGTATGTGGAAGGGAACCTAGACACTGATTTCATAAAGCTTCTTAAAGAGCTATGCTTGAGGCATGTCTTCAAGATGAAGGTTGCCACAACTGAAGGGATATCACAGTCAATTCGTAGATCCGGTGTCATTAAAGTTGAGTGCACCACTCAGCAAATAGCGGAAATCTTGCGGGTCTTGGTTCTGGACAATGAAATCATGGAGTTGAGGAGCACTGAAATGGGGGAATTTGCCTCTATACCATTGGGAACAGTTTGTTACAAGAGCTCAGGTAAGGGAGCCCCAGGAGGAGTGGTTTCAAAAACAGGGGCCATGGCTTCAATCCCATGTGGGATTTGTCCAAGGATAAATGAGTGCACACCAGATGGCATTATCTCTCCTAAGACTTGTGTATACTTCACTAAATGGTTGGATTTTTAG